TAGGCCATCTCCTCCGAGAGCGCGCGGATGGCGGCGTTGAAGGGTGTGGTGGTGGCGTCCCGCGCCTCGGTATAGGGCGCGCCCAGGATCTCGCGCATTTCCTGGCGGCCGCGCTGGCGCAGCGCCGCGTGGGCTTCGGTCTCGTTCATTCGGCTGGTCCTCCCTGATGGCGGGAGGGTAGGCCGGTTCAGCCGGCCGTCAAAACGGCTCGGCCGTGTCCCGGCGGAGCAGGCGGCGGAAGGCGCCCGCGGAGCGGTCCTGCCCGGTCACCTTGTCGGCCAGCGCATCGAGCCAGCCGGAGAACCAGGCCTTCCCCCAATCGCCCGTCTGCGCCATCGGGTTCTCCAGCACAGAGGCGCCGGCCGCGAAGGCTTGGCGGCCGGCGGCATAGGCGTCATCGCTCACGAAATCGTCGTTCGGGTCCACGTCCTCGGGCATCGGGGCATCCTGTGATGGCCCGCGGCATATGGCATCGCAGGGGCGGGGGCGCCATCCTATATTGCGGGGATGAACGTGATCGCCCCCGTCCTCTTCCAGCCGATCCGCCAGCCCATGCCGCCGGCCGGCAAGCCGCTGCGCGTCGTCAGCCCCTTCGAACCCAATGGCGACCAGCCCAATGCGATCCGGGACCTGATCGCCGGGGTCGAGGGTGGCGAGCGGGACCAGGTGCTGCTGGGCGTGACCGGCTCGGGCAAGACCTTCACCATGGCCAAGGTGATCGAGGCGGTGCAGCGGCCCACGCTGATCCTCGCCCCCAACAAGACGCTGGCGGCGCAATTATACGGCGAGATGAAAAGCTTTTTCCCCGACAACGCGGTGGAATACTTCGTCAGCTACTACGACTACTACCAGCCCGAGGCCTATGTGCCGCGAACCGACACCTATATTGAAAAAGACAGCCAGATCAACGAACAGATCGATCGCATGCGCCACTCCGCCACCCAGGCGCTGCTGGAGCGGCGGGATGTGGTGATCGTGGCCTCCGTCTCCTGCATCTACGGCATCGGCTCGGTCGAGACCTATTCGAACATGGTGGTGAAGCTGGAGGTGGGCGGCTCCATCGCGCGCGATGCGCTGCTGAAGGGCCTGGTCGAGCAGCAATACCGCCGTAACGACATGGCTTTCCAGCGCGGCTCCTTCCGCGTGCGCGGCGAGAGCGTGGACATCTGGCCCGCCCAGCTCGAGGACCGCGCCTGGCGCATCAGCCTCTTCGGCGACGAGATCGAGACGCTGCGCGAATTCGACCCGCTGACGGGCGAGATCACCGGCGAGTTCGAGCGCGTCAGCATCTACGCCAACAGCCACTATGTGACGCCGCGCCCGACGCTGACCCAGGCCATCGGCCGCATCAAGGCCGAGTTGAAGGAGCGCCTGGCCGAGCTGGAGAAGGAAGGGAAGCTGCTGGAGGCGCAGCGCCTCGACCAACGCACCACCTTCGACATCGAGATGATGGAGACCACCGGCTCCTGCAAAGGGATCGAGAACTACTCGCGCTACCTCTCGGGCCGGAATCCGGGCGAACCGCCGCCGACGCTCTTCGAATACCTGCCCGAGGGCGCGCTCCTGGTGGTGGATGAAAGCCACGTCACCGTGCCGCAGATCGGCGGCATGTATCGCGGCGACTATGCCCGCAAGATCATCCTCAGCGACTACGGCTTCCGGCTGCCCTCCTGCACCGACAACCGGCCGCTGAAATTCGAGGAGTGGGAGAGCTTCCGCCCGCAGACCGTCTTCGTCAGCGCGACGCCCGGCCCCTGGGAGATGGAGCGCACCGCCGGCGTCTTCGCCGAGCAGGTGATCCGCCCGACCGGCCTCGTGGACCCCGTCTGTGACATCCGCCCCGTCGAGAACCAGGTGGATGACCTGCTGGCCGAGGTGAAGGATTGCGCGGCGCGCGGCGCGCGCGTGCTGGTCACGGTGCTGACCAAGCGCATGGCCGAGCAGCTGACCGAATACCTCACCGAGATGGGCGTGCGCGTGCGCTACCTGCACTCGGACGTGGATACGCTGGAGCGCATCGAGATCATCCGCGACCTGCGCCGCGGCGTCTTCGACGCGCTGATCGGCATCAACCTGCTGCGCGAGGGGCTGGACATCCCCGAATGCGGCCTCGTCGCCATCCTGGATGCGGATAAGGAGGGCTTCCTGCGCAGCACCACCTCGCTCATCCAGACCATCGGCCGCGCCGCGCGCAATGCCGAAGGCCGCGTCATCCTCTATGCCGACCGCATGACCGACAGCATGAAGCGCGCGCTGGAGGAGACGGAGCGGCGCCGTGCCAAGCAGATCGCCTGGAACACGCAGCACGGCATCACGCCCACCTCCATCAAGCGCGAGATCAGCGACGTGCTGAAGGATGTGAGCCAGGGCGACTACGTCACCGTCGAGGCGGTGGAGGGCGATGCGACCGCGCAATTCGTGGGCCGCGACCTGCGCGCCTCCATCGCCGAGCTTGAGAAGAAGATGCGCGCGGCGGCGGCGGACCTGGAATTCGAGACGGCGGCCCGGCTGCGCGACGAGATCAAGCGCCTGGAGGCGCTGGAGCTTGGCATCGCGACACCGGGCGATGCGCTCTCGCCCAACCAGGCCGGGCGCTCGCTGCGCGAAGTGACCCCCAAGAAGGATTGGAAGCCCAAGCCCATGGGCCCGGGCGGCGGCGGCTATGATCCGAAGAAGGGGAAGGGGCGCGGGCGCAAGGGCCCCTAGCCCCGGCGAGCCCTATCGGGCCGTGCCCCTGGGCTTCGCCGCGGCCTCGCCCTCGGCGCGCGTCGCGTGCTGGTCGAGGAAGCGCTCGAAGTCGCGTGGGATGATGCGGAACTCGCGCCCGACATCGATGGCGCGCAGGTCGCCCTGCCGGATCCATTGGCGCACCGTCGCCTCGCCCACCTGCGCGAGCTCGGCCACCTCGCGGACCGTCATGAATTTCCGTGTGAGCATGTCATCCCTGCCTCACCGCGCCTGACCGTGGTTGACGATATTCGAGCATCGTTGAAGCCGGTTTGACAAAGATCAATGCCGCCCGCCCGCGCTGGCGCCAGTTTGATGGCGTTGGGTCCATCCCGCCGCAATGTGGCGGGGCCCACGCCAACCGGGCGGCGGCCGGAAGCCGGCGGCCCGCCCACAACAGGCCGGGAGATTGCCTCATGTCGCTCACCACCATCCTCTGCCAGGTCGAGCCCGGCGATGCCGCGATGCTGGACGCAGCCGTGGCCACGCCCTTCGCCCTGGCCGAGGCGCATGGCGCGCAGCTGACCGCGCTGGTCTTCGGGGTCGAGGCCGAACACACCATCGCCGCCGAGGAGCAGGCGGCCGCGATGGTGCGCACCGCCGCCGAACGCCGCGGCATCCCCTGCGAGACCCGGTCGCGCAGCAGCTTCGCCTATGGCGTGGGCGATGTCTTCGCCGACCATCTGCGCGTGTCGGATCTCGGCGTGGTCGTCACCCGTGCCGGAGGCGGGGCGGTGCAGCGCCTGATGCTGGGCGCCGCGATCTTCGACAGCGGCCGCCCGGTGCTGGTGGTGCAGCAGCAGCACCCGCTCGAGGTCATGCCCGCGCGCGTCGTGATCGCCTGGGACGCGACGCCGGCTTGCGTGCGGGCCGTGCATGGGGCCATGCCCTTCATCCGCCGCGCCGCGGAGACGCTGGTCGTCACCGTGACGGATGACAAGGAGCTGCGCGCCGGCCAATCGGGCATCGAGCTGACGCATCTGCTGGCGCGCCACGGCGCGACGGCGCGCTTCACCGCGGTGCCGCGCGCCGGGGGTGGCGTGCCCGAGGCCGTGCTCGGCGCGGCGCCGGGCGGGCCGGGCCAGATGCTCGTCATGGGCGCCGTCCGGCATGCGCCGCTGCACAACATCGTCTTCGGCAGCGCGACGCAGGAGCTGTTCGATCGTGGCCCGCGCCTGCCCACCCTGGTCGCTGCCTGAGGAAGGCCGCGCAGCCGGGCCGGGGAGCGCTTCGCTACAATTGCTCCTCGACCGGCAGGCGGCGCACCAGCCCGGCCAGCAGCCGCCGCCAGATTCCGGCGCCGGGCTCGCGCGGGGCGAGGGCCGGGCCGTCTCGCCAGACCAACTCGCCCCCCTCCAGCATCACCTGCCAACTCATCGCGGGGTCGGCCAGGCGGGCATGCTCGGCGGCGATGCCCGCGGCGATGCCGGCGTCGCGCACGAAGCAGCCCATCTCGGTGTTGAGCGCGGCCGAGCGGGGATCGAGATTGAAGGAACCGACGAAGCCGAGCCGCCCATCCACCGCGAAGGCCTTGGTGTGCAGCGCGGCGCCGCGTGAGCCGAGCAGGCTCGGCGGCGTGTCGCGCCATTCGGGCTTGAGCTCGAAGAGCGTGGCGCCCATGGCCAGCAATGCGCGGCGATACTTGGCATAGCCGCCATGCACCGCCACCACGTCCGTCGCCGCCAGGGAATTGGTGATGACGGAGACACGCACGCCCCGCGCGCGCAATTCGCCCAGCAGCGCCATGCCGGCCCGGCCGGGCACGAAATAGGGCGAGATGAGCAGCGCCTCCTGCCGCGCTGCGCGCAGCGCATCGGCGATCTCGGCGGCGATGCCGCCCGCCGCGCGCGCCGCCTTGCGCGCCCGGAGGCCACGCTTCGCCTTTTCCGGCGGATCGGCCACGACCTGGATGGCATCGGGCGGCAGCAGCGTCAGCGCGCGGTCGAGCTGCGCGCGCAGCGGCGCCTCGGCCCCGGCCAGGAGGGCATCGGCCGCCGGGCGGTCATCCGCCCCGGCGAGGACGGCGCGCAGCGCGGGCAGGCCGCCCGCGCGCTCGGCCGTGGCGGCGACGAGGCGTGCGGGGCGGGCCAGCGGGCTCGTCCAGTAGCGCTGGAAGACCCGCGTGGCCTGGTGCGCGGCCGGGCCGGCCAGCGCCAGGTCCAGGTCGCGGAAGCGGATGCTGCCGCGGCCCGCCAGGCCGAAATAGGCATCGCCCAGGTTGCGCCCACCCACCACGGCCAGCCGGTCATCGGCGATCCAGGACTTGTTGTGCATGCGCCGGTTCAGGTGCCGCCCGCCGAAGGCCAGCTCCAGCAGGAAGCCGAGGCGCCCGAAGCGCCGCCAGCGCGTGCCGTTGAACAGTCGCACCTCGATCAGCGGGTGCGCGTCGAGCGCGGCGAGCGTGCGCTCCCGGCCCAGCGCATAGACGTCATCCAGCAGCAGGCGGACCTTCACGCCGCGATCGGCCGCCGCCAGCACCTCGCAGGCCAGAAGCTGGCCCGTCACATCGCCGCGCCACATGTAGTATTGCAGGTCCAGGCTGCGCCCGGCTGCGCGCGCGCTCGCAACGCGCAGCGCGAAGGCGGCGGCGGCCTCGGGCAGCAGGGCCACGCCGCTGGTGGCCGGCGGGGCCATGCCCAGCGCCGCGGCCACGTCCTGCTCGAGGCCGGTCGGGGCGCGGCGGACGGGCGCGAAGGGCGGTCTGGTCATCATCTCCTGGCCCCAACAAGGCCGGGCCGCGTGGGTTGCGGCCGGCGGGTTGCCCGAGGGGGCCGCCGGGGGGCAGCATGCCACGAACCACGGGAGAGACGCCATGAAACGCCGCCACCTGCTCCAGGCCCTGCCACTGCTGCTGCCCGCGGGTGGCGCCCTCGCGCAGGGGGCGGAGGCCTGGCCCTCGCGCGCCGTGACCATCCTGGTGCCCTTCGCCCCGGGTTCCTCCTCCGACATCATCGCCCGTGCCATGGCGCAGTCCATGCAGGCGGCGACAGGCCGCGCCGTCACCGTGGAGAACCGGCCGGGTGCGACGGGCGAGGTCGGCGCGCGGCAGGTGATCCGCTCGGCACCCGACGGCTACACGCTGATGCATGCGCCGATCAGCACCTGGGCGATCAACGTCGCGCTGCGCCCCAACCTCGGCTACGACCCGCTGACGCAGCTCACCCGCATCATGCAGACGGTGCGCACGCCCAATGTGCTGGTGATCAACAGCGCCGCGCTGCCGGCGACGGACTTGGCCGGCGTGCTGGCCTGGCTGCGCGCGCCCGGGCGCAATGCCAGCTATTCGACCAGCGGCGCCGGCTCCTCCGACCATCTCACGATGGAGATGTTCCGCCAGGCCACGGGCACCGACATCACGCACATCCCCTTCCAGGGCGGCGCGCCGGCGACGACGGCGCTGCTGCAGGGGACGGTGCAGCTCTCCTTCCAGAATCTCGGCTCGATCATGCCGCAGATCGCGGAGGGGCGGGTGCGGCCCATCCTGATCACCTCTGAGGCGCGCAGCCCGCTGTTGCCGCAGGTGCCGACGGCGGTGGAACTCGGCCTGCCTGATTTCGTCGTCTATTCCTGGCAGGGCTTCGGCGGCCCGCCCGGCATGGCCGAGCCGCTGGTCCAGCGCGTGCATGCGGCGGCGGAGGCGGCGCTGCGCGCGCCCGCCGTGGCCGCGCGGCTTGGCGAACTCGGCTTCGAGATCGTCGCCAGCGCGCCGTCGCAATTCGCGGCCTTCCAGGCGGGCGAGATTGCGCGCTGGCAGCGCGTGGTGCGGGCCGGGCGCATCACGGTGGATTGAGGCACACGGATTGACGGGGACGGGCAGGGGCCTAGCCTTCCCTCACCAATGCTGAGGAATGCCATGACCCCGCCCGATCGCCTGCGCGCCCTTCTCGCCGAACCCGGCTTCGTCACCATGCCCGCCGTCTGGGATGGGCTGAGCGCCAAGCTCGCCGCGGTTGCCGGCTACAAGACGGCCTTCCTCTCCGGCTCCTGCGTGGCGGCGAGCCGGCTCGGTGGGCCGGATCTCGACCTCATCTCCTTCGCCGAGATGTTCGACAGCTTCCACATGGTGCATGGCGCCGCGCCCGGGACGCTGATCCTGGCCGATGGCGACCATGGCTATGGCAATCCGCTGAACGTGCAGCGCACCGTGCGCGCCTATGGCCGCGCGGGGGCCGCCGCGATCCTGATCGAGGACAAGATCACGCCGCGGCAGCTCACCTCCTCCGGCAAGCCCTGCCTGCCGCGCGAGGAGGCGCGGATGAAGATCCGCGCGGCGGTCCAGGCGGCGAAGGACAGCGGCATCCTGGTGCTGGCCCGCACCGATTGCCGGCCGACCCAGGGCATCGACGAGGCGGTGGCGCGCATCGAGATGTTCGTGGAGGAGGGGGCGGATATCCTCTTCCTTGACAGCCCGGCCGATGACGCGGAGTTCCGCCGCGCGGTGGCGGCGGCGCAGGGCCGGCCCTCCTTCGCCGTGCTCTCGCCGGGGCCCGGGCGCCGCATCCCGACGCGGCCCGAGGCGGAGGCGCTGGGGATCAAGATCGGCACCTATCCCACGGCCATGCTCTCGCCCGCCATCGCGGGCATGCAGGCGGGGCTCGCCGCGCTGGTCGCCGGCGGCGCGGAGAGCGACATGGCGCTGGCGCCGGCCGCGCTGCGCGAGACGCTCGGCTATCCGGACTACGACGTTCAGGGCAAGCCGTTCCTCGTCTAGCCCATGATCCTCGCCTTCCACCTCATCCTCCAGGCGCTGGTGATCGCCCGGATCCTGCTGCGCCCGCACCGGGATCCGGCGTCGCGCATCTCCTGGATGGTGGTGGTGCTGGTGCTGCCGGTGCTGGGCCTGCTCGGCTACCTGCTGCTGGGCGAGACCAATATCGGCCGCCGCCGGGTGGCCCGCATGCAGCGCGTGCTGGCGACGCTGCCCGAGCCCGCCAGCATGGGCACGCCGGCCGCCGTGCCGGACCGGCTGGAGGGCCTGTTCCGCGTCGGCCAGTCCATCAGCGGCTATCCCGCGGTCGGCGGCAACACCGCGCGCCTCTCAGGCGATTCGGATGCGACCATCGCCATGCTGGTGGCCGACATCGAGGCGGCGCGCGAGCACGTCCACCTGCTGTTCTACATCTGGCTGCCCGACAACAACGGGACCAAGGTGGCCGAGGCGCTGGCCCGCGCCGCGCGGCGCGGCGTCACCTGCCGCGTGCTGGTGGATGACGTCGGCTCGCGCGCGCTGATCAAGAGCCCGCTCTGGCAGATGCTGCGCGAGGCCGGCGTGCGCCAGGCGCGCGCCCTGCCGGTGGGGCTGCCGGTGCTCGGCGCGCTGCATGGCCGGCTGGACCTGCGGAACCACCGCAAGATCGTGGTGATCGACCACGCCATCACCTATTGCGGCAGCCAGAACTGCGCCGACGCCGCGTTCCTGGTGAAGGCGAAATTCGCCCCCTGGGTGGATGTGGTGATGCGCTTCGAGGGCCCGGTCGCCCGGCAGAACCAGCACCTCTTCGTGACCGACTGGATGGCCTGGGCGGAGGAGGATCTGAGCGAACTCCTCTGGGCGCCGATGCCTGAGGCGCGGCCGGGCGGCTTCACCGCGCAGGTCGTCGCCTCCGGCCCCACCCTCCGGCACTCGGCCATGCCCGAGATGTTCCAGAGCCTGATCTACGCGGCGCGGCGCGAGCTGGTGATCACCACGCCCTACTACGTGCCCGACCCCTCGCTGCAGGATGCGCTGCGCGCCGCCGGCAACCGGGGCGTGCGGACCACGATCGTCTTTCCCGCGCGCAACGACAATTGGGCCGTGGCCGCGACCTGCCGCAGCTACTACGCCGAATTGCT
This region of Sediminicoccus rosea genomic DNA includes:
- a CDS encoding Bug family tripartite tricarboxylate transporter substrate binding protein, yielding MKRRHLLQALPLLLPAGGALAQGAEAWPSRAVTILVPFAPGSSSDIIARAMAQSMQAATGRAVTVENRPGATGEVGARQVIRSAPDGYTLMHAPISTWAINVALRPNLGYDPLTQLTRIMQTVRTPNVLVINSAALPATDLAGVLAWLRAPGRNASYSTSGAGSSDHLTMEMFRQATGTDITHIPFQGGAPATTALLQGTVQLSFQNLGSIMPQIAEGRVRPILITSEARSPLLPQVPTAVELGLPDFVVYSWQGFGGPPGMAEPLVQRVHAAAEAALRAPAVAARLGELGFEIVASAPSQFAAFQAGEIARWQRVVRAGRITVD
- the cls gene encoding cardiolipin synthase, which translates into the protein MILAFHLILQALVIARILLRPHRDPASRISWMVVVLVLPVLGLLGYLLLGETNIGRRRVARMQRVLATLPEPASMGTPAAVPDRLEGLFRVGQSISGYPAVGGNTARLSGDSDATIAMLVADIEAAREHVHLLFYIWLPDNNGTKVAEALARAARRGVTCRVLVDDVGSRALIKSPLWQMLREAGVRQARALPVGLPVLGALHGRLDLRNHRKIVVIDHAITYCGSQNCADAAFLVKAKFAPWVDVVMRFEGPVARQNQHLFVTDWMAWAEEDLSELLWAPMPEARPGGFTAQVVASGPTLRHSAMPEMFQSLIYAARRELVITTPYYVPDPSLQDALRAAGNRGVRTTIVFPARNDNWAVAATCRSYYAELLAAGVHIREYEGGLLHSKTLTMDGEVTLIGSANMDRRSFDLNYENNILLQDEGATAALRAQQAEYLARSRPVTLAEVEAWPLHRQLWNNFAAVLSPIL
- a CDS encoding helix-turn-helix domain-containing protein, whose amino-acid sequence is MLTRKFMTVREVAELAQVGEATVRQWIRQGDLRAIDVGREFRIIPRDFERFLDQHATRAEGEAAAKPRGTAR
- a CDS encoding isocitrate lyase/PEP mutase family protein, with product MTPPDRLRALLAEPGFVTMPAVWDGLSAKLAAVAGYKTAFLSGSCVAASRLGGPDLDLISFAEMFDSFHMVHGAAPGTLILADGDHGYGNPLNVQRTVRAYGRAGAAAILIEDKITPRQLTSSGKPCLPREEARMKIRAAVQAAKDSGILVLARTDCRPTQGIDEAVARIEMFVEEGADILFLDSPADDAEFRRAVAAAQGRPSFAVLSPGPGRRIPTRPEAEALGIKIGTYPTAMLSPAIAGMQAGLAALVAGGAESDMALAPAALRETLGYPDYDVQGKPFLV
- the uvrB gene encoding excinuclease ABC subunit UvrB; its protein translation is MNVIAPVLFQPIRQPMPPAGKPLRVVSPFEPNGDQPNAIRDLIAGVEGGERDQVLLGVTGSGKTFTMAKVIEAVQRPTLILAPNKTLAAQLYGEMKSFFPDNAVEYFVSYYDYYQPEAYVPRTDTYIEKDSQINEQIDRMRHSATQALLERRDVVIVASVSCIYGIGSVETYSNMVVKLEVGGSIARDALLKGLVEQQYRRNDMAFQRGSFRVRGESVDIWPAQLEDRAWRISLFGDEIETLREFDPLTGEITGEFERVSIYANSHYVTPRPTLTQAIGRIKAELKERLAELEKEGKLLEAQRLDQRTTFDIEMMETTGSCKGIENYSRYLSGRNPGEPPPTLFEYLPEGALLVVDESHVTVPQIGGMYRGDYARKIILSDYGFRLPSCTDNRPLKFEEWESFRPQTVFVSATPGPWEMERTAGVFAEQVIRPTGLVDPVCDIRPVENQVDDLLAEVKDCAARGARVLVTVLTKRMAEQLTEYLTEMGVRVRYLHSDVDTLERIEIIRDLRRGVFDALIGINLLREGLDIPECGLVAILDADKEGFLRSTTSLIQTIGRAARNAEGRVILYADRMTDSMKRALEETERRRAKQIAWNTQHGITPTSIKREISDVLKDVSQGDYVTVEAVEGDATAQFVGRDLRASIAELEKKMRAAAADLEFETAARLRDEIKRLEALELGIATPGDALSPNQAGRSLREVTPKKDWKPKPMGPGGGGYDPKKGKGRGRKGP
- a CDS encoding phospholipase D family protein, translated to MTRPPFAPVRRAPTGLEQDVAAALGMAPPATSGVALLPEAAAAFALRVASARAAGRSLDLQYYMWRGDVTGQLLACEVLAAADRGVKVRLLLDDVYALGRERTLAALDAHPLIEVRLFNGTRWRRFGRLGFLLELAFGGRHLNRRMHNKSWIADDRLAVVGGRNLGDAYFGLAGRGSIRFRDLDLALAGPAAHQATRVFQRYWTSPLARPARLVAATAERAGGLPALRAVLAGADDRPAADALLAGAEAPLRAQLDRALTLLPPDAIQVVADPPEKAKRGLRARKAARAAGGIAAEIADALRAARQEALLISPYFVPGRAGMALLGELRARGVRVSVITNSLAATDVVAVHGGYAKYRRALLAMGATLFELKPEWRDTPPSLLGSRGAALHTKAFAVDGRLGFVGSFNLDPRSAALNTEMGCFVRDAGIAAGIAAEHARLADPAMSWQVMLEGGELVWRDGPALAPREPGAGIWRRLLAGLVRRLPVEEQL
- a CDS encoding universal stress protein yields the protein MSLTTILCQVEPGDAAMLDAAVATPFALAEAHGAQLTALVFGVEAEHTIAAEEQAAAMVRTAAERRGIPCETRSRSSFAYGVGDVFADHLRVSDLGVVVTRAGGGAVQRLMLGAAIFDSGRPVLVVQQQHPLEVMPARVVIAWDATPACVRAVHGAMPFIRRAAETLVVTVTDDKELRAGQSGIELTHLLARHGATARFTAVPRAGGGVPEAVLGAAPGGPGQMLVMGAVRHAPLHNIVFGSATQELFDRGPRLPTLVAA